A region of Vitis vinifera cultivar Pinot Noir 40024 chromosome 13, ASM3070453v1 DNA encodes the following proteins:
- the LOC100253615 gene encoding uncharacterized protein LOC100253615 isoform X5 yields the protein MMASPNSLYIVLPFGSMPLKTYLPDGDIDLTALCPENDEEDFARDVCTLLEGERQMGSEFRVEDISYIRAKVKIVKCMVQDISVDISFNQTGGLSTLCFLEQIDILIGKDHLFKRSVILIKAWCYYEGRILGSHCGLLSTYALEILVLYVINLFYSSLYCPLAVLYRFLDYYSTFDWEKFGVSVLGPVSISSLLTGAQAAETADKPLLINEEFLWSCKEAFAVSIRASECTKQPFLVKHINIQDPLRDYNNLGRSISLGNSYRFRYAISVGAQRLKEILLMLPEGRMNEGLKEFFNNTLDRNGGGQGADEGDLVPFGPGSSKFCNLQGDYYGCLSNLHYGQFYHANLSSFSLHPGSLDVPFQWMYFNQSNVPWGYTNHFASMLPSQNTFQFYSPSFQFEEQESNMNAYVPSLPFCYETASQLSGLAYHFEEKVPQGTGTFIPNVAQIFHNDLNRWEHGQDPEHEPRSGMPQTRWAVKRNPVSMASSVLLEPEQEGGKNSEPTLQVLSPKPEDEGGMVSKSKNQAPSLKPEQERQSNQESKAQDLVLKPESESDESSQEAKAPGLVLKPEPETGKNRDVSTQGLLLKPEVEQRKSLTPESTPQGPSAKTPPANYDHSKVPPQMNQAREAVNSGCLHPLEEFPELPHKLKQDSSLDPKDGKKELVPDQPYSLADPNDFPPLGSKQKGKGKSQRKK from the exons ATGATGGCTTCTCCCAACAGCTTGTATATT GTGCTCCCATTTGGCTCAATGCCACTAAAGACCTATCTTCCAGATGGAGATATCGATCTCACTGCCCTCTGCCCTGAAAATGATGAAGAGGATTTCGCTAGAGATGTCTGCACTCTCCTTGAAGGTGAAAGGCAAATGGGCTCAGAGTTTCGAGTAGAAGACATTAGCTACATTCGGGCAAAG GTTAAGATTGTGAAATGCATGGTACAGGATATTTCCGTGGACATATCTTTTAACCAAACTGGTGGACTCTCTACACTATGCTTTCTTGAGCAG ATCGACATTCTTATTGGGAAAGACCATCTTTTCAAACGCAGTGTTATCTTGATCAAAGCCTGGTGCTACTATGAAGGTCGAATTCTTGGATCGCATTGTGGCTTGTTGTCGACATATGCATTGGAGATCTTGGTTTTATATGTGATTAACCTCTTTTATTCATCATTATATTGTCCTTTAGCG GTCCTGTACAGATTTTTGGACTACTATAGCACATTTGACTGGGAAAAATTTGGAGTCAGTGTACTTGGTCCTGTTTCTATATCATCCCTTCTCACAGGAGCGC AGGCAGCAGAAACTGCCGATAAACCGTTACTGATTAACGAGGAGTTTCTGTGGAGTTGTAAAGAAGCATTTGCAGTTTCAATAAGGGCATCTGAATGTACAAAGCAGCCATTTCTAGTGAAACATATCAACATTCAGGATCCCCTGAGGGACTACAACAATTTGGGGCGTAGTATAAGCTTAG GTAACTCCTACCGGTTTAGGTATGCCATTTCAGTTGGGGCTCAGAGGCTTAAGGAGATTCTTCTCATGCTACCAGAAGGAAGAATGAATGAGGGACTGAAGGAATTTTTCAACAATACGTTAGATAGGAATGGGGGGGGACAAGGGGCAGATGAAGGTGATCTTGTCCCATTTGGACCTGGAAGCTCTAAATTCTGTAACCTTCAGGGAGACTACTACGGTTGCCTCAGTAATTTGCATTATGGGCAGTTCTATCATGCCaatctctcatccttctctctCCATCCCGGTTCACTAGATGTCCCATTTCAGTGGATGTATTTTAACCAAAGTAATGTGCCTTGGGGGTACACAAATCATTTTGCCTCAATGCTCCCATCCCAAAATACTTTCCAGTTTTACAGCCCCTCTTTTCAATTTGAAGAACAGGAAAGCAACATGAATGCTTATGTCCCAAGCCTACCCTTCTGCTATGAGACTGCTAGCCAGTTGTCTGGGCTTGCTTatcattttgaagaaaaggtGCCACAAGGAACAGGCACATTCATCCCTAACGTG GCCCAGATTTTTCATAATGATTTAAACAGATGGGAGCATGGACAGGATCCAGAACATGAACCTCGGAGTGGGATGCCACAAACCAGGTGGGCAGTTAAGAGGAATCCAGTCTCCATGGCTAGCAGTGTGTTGTTGGAACCTGAACAGGAGGGCGGAAAAAATTCAGAACCCACATTGCAGGTTCTGTCACCTAAACCTGAAGATGAGGGAGGGATggtttcaaaatcaaagaaccAAGCTCCATCCTTGAAACCTGAACAGGAGAGACAGAGCAATCAGGAATCCAAAGCACAAGATCTGGTTCTGAAACCTGAATCTGAGAGTGATGAGAGTAGTCAAGAAGCCAAAGCACCAGGTCTGGTGCTGAAACCTGAACCTGAGACAGGCAAGAATCGAGATGTGTCAACTCAAGGCCTGTTGCTGAAACCTGAAGTTGAGCAAAGAAAGAGCCTGACTCCAGAATCCACTCCACAAGGTCCATCGGCAAAAACCCCTCCAGCAAACTATGACCACAGTAAGGTACCCCCACAGATGAACCAGGCCCGAGAAGCTGTAAACAGTGGCTGCCTTCACCCGCTAGAAGAATTCCCAGAACTTCCACACAAGCTGAAGCAGGACAGCAGCCTTGATCCCAAGGACGGCAAGAAAGAACT
- the LOC100253615 gene encoding uncharacterized protein LOC100253615 isoform X1, producing the protein MLERRNSRSIEVLLQVYFEEPKNIKLYVLPFGSMPLKTYLPDGDIDLTALCPENDEEDFARDVCTLLEGERQMGSEFRVEDISYIRAKVKIVKCMVQDISVDISFNQTGGLSTLCFLEQIDILIGKDHLFKRSVILIKAWCYYEGRILGSHCGLLSTYALEILVLYVINLFYSSLYCPLAVLYRFLDYYSTFDWEKFGVSVLGPVSISSLLTGAPEAAETADKPLLINEEFLWSCKEAFAVSIRASECTKQPFLVKHINIQDPLRDYNNLGRSISLGNSYRFRYAISVGAQRLKEILLMLPEGRMNEGLKEFFNNTLDRNGGGQGADEGDLVPFGPGSSKFCNLQGDYYGCLSNLHYGQFYHANLSSFSLHPGSLDVPFQWMYFNQSNVPWGYTNHFASMLPSQNTFQFYSPSFQFEEQESNMNAYVPSLPFCYETASQLSGLAYHFEEKVPQGTGTFIPNVAQIFHNDLNRWEHGQDPEHEPRSGMPQTRWAVKRNPVSMASSVLLEPEQEGGKNSEPTLQVLSPKPEDEGGMVSKSKNQAPSLKPEQERQSNQESKAQDLVLKPESESDESSQEAKAPGLVLKPEPETGKNRDVSTQGLLLKPEVEQRKSLTPESTPQGPSAKTPPANYDHSKVPPQMNQAREAVNSGCLHPLEEFPELPHKLKQDSSLDPKDGKKELVPDQPYSLADPNDFPPLGSKQKGKGKSQRKK; encoded by the exons ATGCTGGAGAGGAGGAATAGCCGTTCCATTGAAGTACTACTACAAGTTTATTTTGAGGAACCAAAAAATATAAAGCTCTAT GTGCTCCCATTTGGCTCAATGCCACTAAAGACCTATCTTCCAGATGGAGATATCGATCTCACTGCCCTCTGCCCTGAAAATGATGAAGAGGATTTCGCTAGAGATGTCTGCACTCTCCTTGAAGGTGAAAGGCAAATGGGCTCAGAGTTTCGAGTAGAAGACATTAGCTACATTCGGGCAAAG GTTAAGATTGTGAAATGCATGGTACAGGATATTTCCGTGGACATATCTTTTAACCAAACTGGTGGACTCTCTACACTATGCTTTCTTGAGCAG ATCGACATTCTTATTGGGAAAGACCATCTTTTCAAACGCAGTGTTATCTTGATCAAAGCCTGGTGCTACTATGAAGGTCGAATTCTTGGATCGCATTGTGGCTTGTTGTCGACATATGCATTGGAGATCTTGGTTTTATATGTGATTAACCTCTTTTATTCATCATTATATTGTCCTTTAGCG GTCCTGTACAGATTTTTGGACTACTATAGCACATTTGACTGGGAAAAATTTGGAGTCAGTGTACTTGGTCCTGTTTCTATATCATCCCTTCTCACAGGAGCGC CAGAGGCAGCAGAAACTGCCGATAAACCGTTACTGATTAACGAGGAGTTTCTGTGGAGTTGTAAAGAAGCATTTGCAGTTTCAATAAGGGCATCTGAATGTACAAAGCAGCCATTTCTAGTGAAACATATCAACATTCAGGATCCCCTGAGGGACTACAACAATTTGGGGCGTAGTATAAGCTTAG GTAACTCCTACCGGTTTAGGTATGCCATTTCAGTTGGGGCTCAGAGGCTTAAGGAGATTCTTCTCATGCTACCAGAAGGAAGAATGAATGAGGGACTGAAGGAATTTTTCAACAATACGTTAGATAGGAATGGGGGGGGACAAGGGGCAGATGAAGGTGATCTTGTCCCATTTGGACCTGGAAGCTCTAAATTCTGTAACCTTCAGGGAGACTACTACGGTTGCCTCAGTAATTTGCATTATGGGCAGTTCTATCATGCCaatctctcatccttctctctCCATCCCGGTTCACTAGATGTCCCATTTCAGTGGATGTATTTTAACCAAAGTAATGTGCCTTGGGGGTACACAAATCATTTTGCCTCAATGCTCCCATCCCAAAATACTTTCCAGTTTTACAGCCCCTCTTTTCAATTTGAAGAACAGGAAAGCAACATGAATGCTTATGTCCCAAGCCTACCCTTCTGCTATGAGACTGCTAGCCAGTTGTCTGGGCTTGCTTatcattttgaagaaaaggtGCCACAAGGAACAGGCACATTCATCCCTAACGTG GCCCAGATTTTTCATAATGATTTAAACAGATGGGAGCATGGACAGGATCCAGAACATGAACCTCGGAGTGGGATGCCACAAACCAGGTGGGCAGTTAAGAGGAATCCAGTCTCCATGGCTAGCAGTGTGTTGTTGGAACCTGAACAGGAGGGCGGAAAAAATTCAGAACCCACATTGCAGGTTCTGTCACCTAAACCTGAAGATGAGGGAGGGATggtttcaaaatcaaagaaccAAGCTCCATCCTTGAAACCTGAACAGGAGAGACAGAGCAATCAGGAATCCAAAGCACAAGATCTGGTTCTGAAACCTGAATCTGAGAGTGATGAGAGTAGTCAAGAAGCCAAAGCACCAGGTCTGGTGCTGAAACCTGAACCTGAGACAGGCAAGAATCGAGATGTGTCAACTCAAGGCCTGTTGCTGAAACCTGAAGTTGAGCAAAGAAAGAGCCTGACTCCAGAATCCACTCCACAAGGTCCATCGGCAAAAACCCCTCCAGCAAACTATGACCACAGTAAGGTACCCCCACAGATGAACCAGGCCCGAGAAGCTGTAAACAGTGGCTGCCTTCACCCGCTAGAAGAATTCCCAGAACTTCCACACAAGCTGAAGCAGGACAGCAGCCTTGATCCCAAGGACGGCAAGAAAGAACT
- the LOC100253615 gene encoding uncharacterized protein LOC100253615 isoform X2, with protein sequence MLERRNSRSIEVLLQVYFEEPKNIKLYVLPFGSMPLKTYLPDGDIDLTALCPENDEEDFARDVCTLLEGERQMGSEFRVEDISYIRAKVKIVKCMVQDISVDISFNQTGGLSTLCFLEQIDILIGKDHLFKRSVILIKAWCYYEGRILGSHCGLLSTYALEILVLYVINLFYSSLYCPLAVLYRFLDYYSTFDWEKFGVSVLGPVSISSLLTGAQAAETADKPLLINEEFLWSCKEAFAVSIRASECTKQPFLVKHINIQDPLRDYNNLGRSISLGNSYRFRYAISVGAQRLKEILLMLPEGRMNEGLKEFFNNTLDRNGGGQGADEGDLVPFGPGSSKFCNLQGDYYGCLSNLHYGQFYHANLSSFSLHPGSLDVPFQWMYFNQSNVPWGYTNHFASMLPSQNTFQFYSPSFQFEEQESNMNAYVPSLPFCYETASQLSGLAYHFEEKVPQGTGTFIPNVAQIFHNDLNRWEHGQDPEHEPRSGMPQTRWAVKRNPVSMASSVLLEPEQEGGKNSEPTLQVLSPKPEDEGGMVSKSKNQAPSLKPEQERQSNQESKAQDLVLKPESESDESSQEAKAPGLVLKPEPETGKNRDVSTQGLLLKPEVEQRKSLTPESTPQGPSAKTPPANYDHSKVPPQMNQAREAVNSGCLHPLEEFPELPHKLKQDSSLDPKDGKKELVPDQPYSLADPNDFPPLGSKQKGKGKSQRKK encoded by the exons ATGCTGGAGAGGAGGAATAGCCGTTCCATTGAAGTACTACTACAAGTTTATTTTGAGGAACCAAAAAATATAAAGCTCTAT GTGCTCCCATTTGGCTCAATGCCACTAAAGACCTATCTTCCAGATGGAGATATCGATCTCACTGCCCTCTGCCCTGAAAATGATGAAGAGGATTTCGCTAGAGATGTCTGCACTCTCCTTGAAGGTGAAAGGCAAATGGGCTCAGAGTTTCGAGTAGAAGACATTAGCTACATTCGGGCAAAG GTTAAGATTGTGAAATGCATGGTACAGGATATTTCCGTGGACATATCTTTTAACCAAACTGGTGGACTCTCTACACTATGCTTTCTTGAGCAG ATCGACATTCTTATTGGGAAAGACCATCTTTTCAAACGCAGTGTTATCTTGATCAAAGCCTGGTGCTACTATGAAGGTCGAATTCTTGGATCGCATTGTGGCTTGTTGTCGACATATGCATTGGAGATCTTGGTTTTATATGTGATTAACCTCTTTTATTCATCATTATATTGTCCTTTAGCG GTCCTGTACAGATTTTTGGACTACTATAGCACATTTGACTGGGAAAAATTTGGAGTCAGTGTACTTGGTCCTGTTTCTATATCATCCCTTCTCACAGGAGCGC AGGCAGCAGAAACTGCCGATAAACCGTTACTGATTAACGAGGAGTTTCTGTGGAGTTGTAAAGAAGCATTTGCAGTTTCAATAAGGGCATCTGAATGTACAAAGCAGCCATTTCTAGTGAAACATATCAACATTCAGGATCCCCTGAGGGACTACAACAATTTGGGGCGTAGTATAAGCTTAG GTAACTCCTACCGGTTTAGGTATGCCATTTCAGTTGGGGCTCAGAGGCTTAAGGAGATTCTTCTCATGCTACCAGAAGGAAGAATGAATGAGGGACTGAAGGAATTTTTCAACAATACGTTAGATAGGAATGGGGGGGGACAAGGGGCAGATGAAGGTGATCTTGTCCCATTTGGACCTGGAAGCTCTAAATTCTGTAACCTTCAGGGAGACTACTACGGTTGCCTCAGTAATTTGCATTATGGGCAGTTCTATCATGCCaatctctcatccttctctctCCATCCCGGTTCACTAGATGTCCCATTTCAGTGGATGTATTTTAACCAAAGTAATGTGCCTTGGGGGTACACAAATCATTTTGCCTCAATGCTCCCATCCCAAAATACTTTCCAGTTTTACAGCCCCTCTTTTCAATTTGAAGAACAGGAAAGCAACATGAATGCTTATGTCCCAAGCCTACCCTTCTGCTATGAGACTGCTAGCCAGTTGTCTGGGCTTGCTTatcattttgaagaaaaggtGCCACAAGGAACAGGCACATTCATCCCTAACGTG GCCCAGATTTTTCATAATGATTTAAACAGATGGGAGCATGGACAGGATCCAGAACATGAACCTCGGAGTGGGATGCCACAAACCAGGTGGGCAGTTAAGAGGAATCCAGTCTCCATGGCTAGCAGTGTGTTGTTGGAACCTGAACAGGAGGGCGGAAAAAATTCAGAACCCACATTGCAGGTTCTGTCACCTAAACCTGAAGATGAGGGAGGGATggtttcaaaatcaaagaaccAAGCTCCATCCTTGAAACCTGAACAGGAGAGACAGAGCAATCAGGAATCCAAAGCACAAGATCTGGTTCTGAAACCTGAATCTGAGAGTGATGAGAGTAGTCAAGAAGCCAAAGCACCAGGTCTGGTGCTGAAACCTGAACCTGAGACAGGCAAGAATCGAGATGTGTCAACTCAAGGCCTGTTGCTGAAACCTGAAGTTGAGCAAAGAAAGAGCCTGACTCCAGAATCCACTCCACAAGGTCCATCGGCAAAAACCCCTCCAGCAAACTATGACCACAGTAAGGTACCCCCACAGATGAACCAGGCCCGAGAAGCTGTAAACAGTGGCTGCCTTCACCCGCTAGAAGAATTCCCAGAACTTCCACACAAGCTGAAGCAGGACAGCAGCCTTGATCCCAAGGACGGCAAGAAAGAACT
- the LOC100253615 gene encoding uncharacterized protein LOC100253615 isoform X6 yields the protein MPLKTYLPDGDIDLTALCPENDEEDFARDVCTLLEGERQMGSEFRVEDISYIRAKVKIVKCMVQDISVDISFNQTGGLSTLCFLEQIDILIGKDHLFKRSVILIKAWCYYEGRILGSHCGLLSTYALEILVLYVINLFYSSLYCPLAVLYRFLDYYSTFDWEKFGVSVLGPVSISSLLTGAPEAAETADKPLLINEEFLWSCKEAFAVSIRASECTKQPFLVKHINIQDPLRDYNNLGRSISLGNSYRFRYAISVGAQRLKEILLMLPEGRMNEGLKEFFNNTLDRNGGGQGADEGDLVPFGPGSSKFCNLQGDYYGCLSNLHYGQFYHANLSSFSLHPGSLDVPFQWMYFNQSNVPWGYTNHFASMLPSQNTFQFYSPSFQFEEQESNMNAYVPSLPFCYETASQLSGLAYHFEEKVPQGTGTFIPNVAQIFHNDLNRWEHGQDPEHEPRSGMPQTRWAVKRNPVSMASSVLLEPEQEGGKNSEPTLQVLSPKPEDEGGMVSKSKNQAPSLKPEQERQSNQESKAQDLVLKPESESDESSQEAKAPGLVLKPEPETGKNRDVSTQGLLLKPEVEQRKSLTPESTPQGPSAKTPPANYDHSKVPPQMNQAREAVNSGCLHPLEEFPELPHKLKQDSSLDPKDGKKELVPDQPYSLADPNDFPPLGSKQKGKGKSQRKK from the exons ATGCCACTAAAGACCTATCTTCCAGATGGAGATATCGATCTCACTGCCCTCTGCCCTGAAAATGATGAAGAGGATTTCGCTAGAGATGTCTGCACTCTCCTTGAAGGTGAAAGGCAAATGGGCTCAGAGTTTCGAGTAGAAGACATTAGCTACATTCGGGCAAAG GTTAAGATTGTGAAATGCATGGTACAGGATATTTCCGTGGACATATCTTTTAACCAAACTGGTGGACTCTCTACACTATGCTTTCTTGAGCAG ATCGACATTCTTATTGGGAAAGACCATCTTTTCAAACGCAGTGTTATCTTGATCAAAGCCTGGTGCTACTATGAAGGTCGAATTCTTGGATCGCATTGTGGCTTGTTGTCGACATATGCATTGGAGATCTTGGTTTTATATGTGATTAACCTCTTTTATTCATCATTATATTGTCCTTTAGCG GTCCTGTACAGATTTTTGGACTACTATAGCACATTTGACTGGGAAAAATTTGGAGTCAGTGTACTTGGTCCTGTTTCTATATCATCCCTTCTCACAGGAGCGC CAGAGGCAGCAGAAACTGCCGATAAACCGTTACTGATTAACGAGGAGTTTCTGTGGAGTTGTAAAGAAGCATTTGCAGTTTCAATAAGGGCATCTGAATGTACAAAGCAGCCATTTCTAGTGAAACATATCAACATTCAGGATCCCCTGAGGGACTACAACAATTTGGGGCGTAGTATAAGCTTAG GTAACTCCTACCGGTTTAGGTATGCCATTTCAGTTGGGGCTCAGAGGCTTAAGGAGATTCTTCTCATGCTACCAGAAGGAAGAATGAATGAGGGACTGAAGGAATTTTTCAACAATACGTTAGATAGGAATGGGGGGGGACAAGGGGCAGATGAAGGTGATCTTGTCCCATTTGGACCTGGAAGCTCTAAATTCTGTAACCTTCAGGGAGACTACTACGGTTGCCTCAGTAATTTGCATTATGGGCAGTTCTATCATGCCaatctctcatccttctctctCCATCCCGGTTCACTAGATGTCCCATTTCAGTGGATGTATTTTAACCAAAGTAATGTGCCTTGGGGGTACACAAATCATTTTGCCTCAATGCTCCCATCCCAAAATACTTTCCAGTTTTACAGCCCCTCTTTTCAATTTGAAGAACAGGAAAGCAACATGAATGCTTATGTCCCAAGCCTACCCTTCTGCTATGAGACTGCTAGCCAGTTGTCTGGGCTTGCTTatcattttgaagaaaaggtGCCACAAGGAACAGGCACATTCATCCCTAACGTG GCCCAGATTTTTCATAATGATTTAAACAGATGGGAGCATGGACAGGATCCAGAACATGAACCTCGGAGTGGGATGCCACAAACCAGGTGGGCAGTTAAGAGGAATCCAGTCTCCATGGCTAGCAGTGTGTTGTTGGAACCTGAACAGGAGGGCGGAAAAAATTCAGAACCCACATTGCAGGTTCTGTCACCTAAACCTGAAGATGAGGGAGGGATggtttcaaaatcaaagaaccAAGCTCCATCCTTGAAACCTGAACAGGAGAGACAGAGCAATCAGGAATCCAAAGCACAAGATCTGGTTCTGAAACCTGAATCTGAGAGTGATGAGAGTAGTCAAGAAGCCAAAGCACCAGGTCTGGTGCTGAAACCTGAACCTGAGACAGGCAAGAATCGAGATGTGTCAACTCAAGGCCTGTTGCTGAAACCTGAAGTTGAGCAAAGAAAGAGCCTGACTCCAGAATCCACTCCACAAGGTCCATCGGCAAAAACCCCTCCAGCAAACTATGACCACAGTAAGGTACCCCCACAGATGAACCAGGCCCGAGAAGCTGTAAACAGTGGCTGCCTTCACCCGCTAGAAGAATTCCCAGAACTTCCACACAAGCTGAAGCAGGACAGCAGCCTTGATCCCAAGGACGGCAAGAAAGAACT
- the LOC100253615 gene encoding uncharacterized protein LOC100253615 isoform X3 yields the protein MMASPNSLYIVLPFGSMPLKTYLPDGDIDLTALCPENDEEDFARDVCTLLEGERQMGSEFRVEDISYIRAKVKIVKCMVQDISVDISFNQTGGLSTLCFLEQIDILIGKDHLFKRSVILIKAWCYYEGRILGSHCGLLSTYALEILVLYVINLFYSSLYCPLAVLYRFLDYYSTFDWEKFGVSVLGPVSISSLLTGAPEAAETADKPLLINEEFLWSCKEAFAVSIRASECTKQPFLVKHINIQDPLRDYNNLGRSISLGNSYRFRYAISVGAQRLKEILLMLPEGRMNEGLKEFFNNTLDRNGGGQGADEGDLVPFGPGSSKFCNLQGDYYGCLSNLHYGQFYHANLSSFSLHPGSLDVPFQWMYFNQSNVPWGYTNHFASMLPSQNTFQFYSPSFQFEEQESNMNAYVPSLPFCYETASQLSGLAYHFEEKVPQGTGTFIPNVAQIFHNDLNRWEHGQDPEHEPRSGMPQTRWAVKRNPVSMASSVLLEPEQEGGKNSEPTLQVLSPKPEDEGGMVSKSKNQAPSLKPEQERQSNQESKAQDLVLKPESESDESSQEAKAPGLVLKPEPETGKNRDVSTQGLLLKPEVEQRKSLTPESTPQGPSAKTPPANYDHSKVPPQMNQAREAVNSGCLHPLEEFPELPHKLKQDSSLDPKDGKKELVPDQPYSLADPNDFPPLGSKQKGKGKSQRKK from the exons ATGATGGCTTCTCCCAACAGCTTGTATATT GTGCTCCCATTTGGCTCAATGCCACTAAAGACCTATCTTCCAGATGGAGATATCGATCTCACTGCCCTCTGCCCTGAAAATGATGAAGAGGATTTCGCTAGAGATGTCTGCACTCTCCTTGAAGGTGAAAGGCAAATGGGCTCAGAGTTTCGAGTAGAAGACATTAGCTACATTCGGGCAAAG GTTAAGATTGTGAAATGCATGGTACAGGATATTTCCGTGGACATATCTTTTAACCAAACTGGTGGACTCTCTACACTATGCTTTCTTGAGCAG ATCGACATTCTTATTGGGAAAGACCATCTTTTCAAACGCAGTGTTATCTTGATCAAAGCCTGGTGCTACTATGAAGGTCGAATTCTTGGATCGCATTGTGGCTTGTTGTCGACATATGCATTGGAGATCTTGGTTTTATATGTGATTAACCTCTTTTATTCATCATTATATTGTCCTTTAGCG GTCCTGTACAGATTTTTGGACTACTATAGCACATTTGACTGGGAAAAATTTGGAGTCAGTGTACTTGGTCCTGTTTCTATATCATCCCTTCTCACAGGAGCGC CAGAGGCAGCAGAAACTGCCGATAAACCGTTACTGATTAACGAGGAGTTTCTGTGGAGTTGTAAAGAAGCATTTGCAGTTTCAATAAGGGCATCTGAATGTACAAAGCAGCCATTTCTAGTGAAACATATCAACATTCAGGATCCCCTGAGGGACTACAACAATTTGGGGCGTAGTATAAGCTTAG GTAACTCCTACCGGTTTAGGTATGCCATTTCAGTTGGGGCTCAGAGGCTTAAGGAGATTCTTCTCATGCTACCAGAAGGAAGAATGAATGAGGGACTGAAGGAATTTTTCAACAATACGTTAGATAGGAATGGGGGGGGACAAGGGGCAGATGAAGGTGATCTTGTCCCATTTGGACCTGGAAGCTCTAAATTCTGTAACCTTCAGGGAGACTACTACGGTTGCCTCAGTAATTTGCATTATGGGCAGTTCTATCATGCCaatctctcatccttctctctCCATCCCGGTTCACTAGATGTCCCATTTCAGTGGATGTATTTTAACCAAAGTAATGTGCCTTGGGGGTACACAAATCATTTTGCCTCAATGCTCCCATCCCAAAATACTTTCCAGTTTTACAGCCCCTCTTTTCAATTTGAAGAACAGGAAAGCAACATGAATGCTTATGTCCCAAGCCTACCCTTCTGCTATGAGACTGCTAGCCAGTTGTCTGGGCTTGCTTatcattttgaagaaaaggtGCCACAAGGAACAGGCACATTCATCCCTAACGTG GCCCAGATTTTTCATAATGATTTAAACAGATGGGAGCATGGACAGGATCCAGAACATGAACCTCGGAGTGGGATGCCACAAACCAGGTGGGCAGTTAAGAGGAATCCAGTCTCCATGGCTAGCAGTGTGTTGTTGGAACCTGAACAGGAGGGCGGAAAAAATTCAGAACCCACATTGCAGGTTCTGTCACCTAAACCTGAAGATGAGGGAGGGATggtttcaaaatcaaagaaccAAGCTCCATCCTTGAAACCTGAACAGGAGAGACAGAGCAATCAGGAATCCAAAGCACAAGATCTGGTTCTGAAACCTGAATCTGAGAGTGATGAGAGTAGTCAAGAAGCCAAAGCACCAGGTCTGGTGCTGAAACCTGAACCTGAGACAGGCAAGAATCGAGATGTGTCAACTCAAGGCCTGTTGCTGAAACCTGAAGTTGAGCAAAGAAAGAGCCTGACTCCAGAATCCACTCCACAAGGTCCATCGGCAAAAACCCCTCCAGCAAACTATGACCACAGTAAGGTACCCCCACAGATGAACCAGGCCCGAGAAGCTGTAAACAGTGGCTGCCTTCACCCGCTAGAAGAATTCCCAGAACTTCCACACAAGCTGAAGCAGGACAGCAGCCTTGATCCCAAGGACGGCAAGAAAGAACT